In Chryseobacterium turcicum, a single window of DNA contains:
- a CDS encoding winged helix-turn-helix transcriptional regulator, translated as MTKIKETSTNFANKKALIDECPELYASKLIGGQWSLAICSYLINGKLRFGELRKSLGNITERMLTLQLRRLEEDKIITRTVFAEVPPRVEYELTEIGSQLKPVIEELEKWGIIHKKAFKS; from the coding sequence ATGACTAAAATAAAGGAAACTTCAACCAATTTTGCCAATAAGAAAGCTCTCATCGATGAATGTCCCGAGCTGTATGCTTCAAAATTAATTGGCGGGCAGTGGTCTTTGGCCATTTGCAGTTATCTGATTAATGGGAAACTCAGATTCGGAGAACTCAGAAAAAGCTTAGGAAATATTACAGAACGTATGCTTACGCTGCAACTGCGAAGACTGGAAGAAGATAAAATTATCACAAGAACCGTTTTTGCAGAAGTTCCTCCCAGGGTTGAATATGAATTAACAGAAATCGGTTCTCAACTAAAACCCGTTATTGAAGAATTGGAAA
- a CDS encoding NAD(P)H-dependent oxidoreductase — protein sequence MKTLVIVTHPKMEESLINKRWVEELKKFPEKYTVHQLYENYPDENIDVKKEQKLVEAYDKIIFQFPFYWFSSPPLLKKWLDEVLLHGWAYGSKSGFKVGQKKIALAVSVGVDDEDYSAEGKYKYTMIELLRPFELTFEYIKADYREPFVYYGMEHTPSPEWIEKSVPLYLDFIDKL from the coding sequence ATGAAAACATTAGTAATCGTTACTCACCCAAAAATGGAAGAGTCGTTAATCAACAAAAGATGGGTGGAAGAATTGAAAAAGTTTCCCGAAAAATATACAGTTCATCAACTATATGAAAATTATCCTGACGAAAATATCGATGTTAAGAAAGAACAGAAATTGGTTGAAGCGTATGACAAAATTATTTTCCAGTTTCCGTTTTATTGGTTTAGCAGTCCGCCATTATTGAAAAAATGGCTGGATGAAGTTCTTTTACACGGTTGGGCATATGGAAGTAAAAGTGGATTTAAAGTAGGGCAAAAAAAGATTGCTTTGGCAGTATCGGTAGGAGTGGATGATGAAGATTACAGCGCCGAAGGAAAATATAAATACACAATGATTGAATTGTTGAGACCTTTTGAACTGACTTTTGAATATATAAAAGCAGATTACAGAGAACCTTTTGTTTATTATGGAATGGAGCATACTCCTTCCCCAGAATGGATTGAGAAAAGTGTTCCTTTATATCTTGATTTTATCGATAAATTGTAA
- a CDS encoding DNA-3-methyladenine glycosylase I, translating into MSYCSAVERMQPESRKELHKKYHDNHYGFPIHDDNELFGRLIMEINQAGLSWETILKKEESFRKAYDNFSIQKIAIYTEEDRERLLSDPGIIRNKLKVNAAIENAKRIIELQKEFGSFEKWLEHHHPKTLQEWMKIFKKTFKFTGGEIVNEFLMSIGYLKGAHAEDCTVNEEILKHNPMWLVD; encoded by the coding sequence ATGAGTTATTGTTCAGCAGTCGAAAGAATGCAGCCCGAAAGCAGAAAAGAGCTTCACAAAAAATATCACGACAATCATTACGGTTTTCCGATTCATGATGATAATGAATTGTTTGGAAGATTGATTATGGAAATCAATCAGGCAGGATTGAGCTGGGAAACTATTTTAAAAAAAGAAGAAAGTTTCAGGAAAGCGTATGATAATTTCAGCATACAAAAAATCGCTATTTACACAGAAGAAGACCGTGAAAGACTGCTCAGTGACCCAGGAATTATTAGAAATAAACTAAAGGTAAACGCTGCCATAGAAAATGCCAAAAGGATTATAGAACTTCAAAAAGAGTTCGGTTCTTTTGAAAAATGGCTGGAACATCATCATCCCAAAACGCTGCAGGAATGGATGAAAATTTTCAAAAAAACATTCAAATTTACCGGCGGAGAAATTGTAAATGAATTTTTAATGAGCATTGGTTATTTAAAAGGAGCTCATGCAGAAGATTGTACTGTGAATGAGGAAATTTTGAAGCATAATCCGATGTGGCTTGTAGATTGA
- a CDS encoding glyoxalase yields MATKIDLRQSLNIPISENATSTEVFQNQTLRPILKLQNDLYLSLFINYAIRQNADFKSLSTPKKNVMIEQSIQKDNGLKNIFIGMTIGMFTLEELKEYQSDSKVFNKRIITMIIKRIQSQINSSLLL; encoded by the coding sequence ATGGCAACTAAAATTGATTTAAGACAGTCTTTAAATATTCCCATTTCAGAAAATGCAACTTCTACAGAAGTTTTTCAGAACCAAACTTTGCGACCTATTTTAAAGCTGCAAAATGATTTGTATCTGTCACTTTTTATTAATTATGCTATTCGTCAAAATGCAGATTTTAAATCTTTATCTACTCCTAAAAAAAATGTAATGATAGAGCAAAGCATTCAGAAAGACAACGGGTTAAAAAACATTTTTATTGGGATGACCATAGGAATGTTTACTTTAGAGGAATTGAAAGAGTATCAATCTGATAGTAAAGTTTTTAATAAAAGAATTATTACGATGATAATTAAAAGAATACAAAGTCAGATAAATTCTAGTTTATTACTTTAA
- a CDS encoding FAD-binding oxidoreductase encodes MKKKYLFIIGIVTVLIFLAVPVIHILKTKWKEQDIKTETPKGFTNDASQLNLTEIDTLIAVPKAKSEIISQLKQVIQYAREKNLKISIAGAQHSMGGHSIYPKGILLNMLPYKHMELDQKHNILTIGSGALWEDAINYLDKYGKSVAVMQAFSSFSIGGSMSVNGHGWQKNLPPISSSVVSFTLMNDKGEIINCSREENPELFKLVIGGYGLFGIILDVKLKVVDNVALKYKSVAMNSDEYVSYYKKYITENENVNLVFGRLRISDKKFLDEATIIYFEKSNTKALSLDQQHTKNKEIRRVIFRSSVDSEYGKRLRWDLETGMNTILNNSVFTRNELLNGHVSLIENKDPNSTDLLHEYFIPERKFNQFIKDIRPILKDSEVDLLNITIRAVDKDEDSYMNYAREHVFGFVLLFNQKKTTQQENAMKILTNKLVDMTIKNEGTFYLPYRLHINKAKMRKVYPQADSFFELKRKYDPQEIFENKFYLHYK; translated from the coding sequence ATGAAAAAAAAGTATCTTTTTATTATTGGAATTGTAACCGTTCTTATATTTCTTGCGGTTCCGGTTATTCACATTTTAAAAACAAAATGGAAAGAACAAGATATTAAAACCGAAACTCCAAAAGGTTTTACCAATGATGCAAGTCAGCTCAATCTTACCGAAATTGATACTTTAATTGCAGTTCCCAAAGCCAAAAGCGAGATTATCAGTCAACTGAAACAGGTTATACAATATGCTAGAGAAAAAAATCTGAAAATTTCGATTGCAGGAGCTCAACACAGCATGGGCGGACATTCCATTTATCCCAAAGGGATTCTTCTCAATATGCTTCCTTACAAACACATGGAACTCGACCAGAAACATAATATTTTAACGATTGGTTCGGGAGCTTTGTGGGAAGATGCGATTAATTATTTAGACAAATATGGAAAATCTGTGGCAGTAATGCAGGCTTTTAGTTCGTTCTCTATTGGCGGTTCGATGAGTGTAAACGGACATGGATGGCAAAAAAACCTTCCGCCGATTTCTTCAAGTGTGGTTTCTTTTACTTTAATGAATGACAAAGGAGAAATCATCAATTGCAGCCGCGAAGAAAACCCTGAATTATTTAAACTGGTTATCGGTGGTTATGGGCTTTTCGGGATTATTTTGGATGTAAAACTGAAAGTAGTAGATAATGTTGCTTTGAAATATAAATCGGTCGCCATGAACTCTGACGAATATGTTTCTTATTATAAAAAATACATCACAGAGAATGAAAATGTAAATTTGGTTTTCGGAAGACTGAGAATTTCAGACAAGAAATTTCTGGATGAAGCGACCATCATCTATTTTGAAAAATCTAATACTAAAGCCCTTTCTCTTGACCAACAACACACAAAAAATAAAGAAATAAGGCGAGTTATTTTCAGAAGTAGCGTAGACAGTGAATATGGTAAAAGACTTCGCTGGGATTTGGAAACCGGAATGAATACTATTTTAAACAACTCAGTTTTCACCCGCAACGAATTATTAAATGGTCATGTTTCGCTGATAGAAAATAAAGACCCCAATTCGACAGATTTATTACATGAATATTTTATTCCTGAAAGAAAATTCAACCAGTTTATAAAAGATATAAGGCCTATTTTAAAAGATTCTGAAGTTGACCTTCTCAACATTACCATTCGAGCCGTAGATAAAGATGAAGACAGCTACATGAATTATGCAAGAGAACATGTTTTCGGTTTTGTTTTACTATTCAACCAGAAAAAAACGACACAACAGGAAAATGCAATGAAAATATTGACAAATAAATTAGTCGACATGACCATAAAAAATGAAGGAACTTTTTATCTTCCCTACCGTCTTCATATCAACAAAGCAAAAATGAGAAAAGTCTATCCTCAGGCTGATTCTTTTTTTGAACTGAAAAGAAAATATGACCCACAAGAGATTTTTGAGAATAAATTTTATCTACACTATAAATAA
- a CDS encoding patatin-like phospholipase family protein has product MNTETLNQILEDETLSTESKEKLKALHENISKREFSDLLDAEGNQYVEFVQEGGGVWGSALVGYLYGLEIFGIRFLKVAGTSAGAINTMLIAACKTKEEAKSEVIKEILFNWNFADFMDGKSYIKSIIHAMLNNKNFFKINLIIAVVLTVGLISLPFILSSETTLQAKLYFLIPLIPLIIILLIFKKLYYNFTKSNSGLNPGNAFEDTMKNVLDQFEIKTVAELNKKFIQKEHELNLNYRYGNGMEFYTNALNGIEEIKMNNLEHIDETRYRIYFESIENNDYYKNNPFYQLKSEYIVITTDINAKIKVQLPTMANLYWSEEELKHISPAEFVRASMSVPFFFEPMQKLINKDDDSVKYAWKFWMNTSKEDIYPVGIFIDGGSISNFPIDLFHMSDIFYTRLPLFGVQLTSDSAILEEKGKTSEQILKTPLSYAGNIIETLKGFNDKSFLTKYSFYNLYSIKTVNCGTSNWLNFFMKREEKEQLFNAGFVAALDFLNQFDWKKYKYERMMVAMKEKKILKEENTPTVG; this is encoded by the coding sequence ATGAATACAGAAACATTAAACCAAATCCTCGAAGATGAAACACTCTCTACTGAATCCAAAGAAAAACTGAAAGCACTGCACGAAAACATTTCGAAAAGAGAATTCTCAGACCTTCTTGATGCCGAAGGAAACCAATATGTAGAATTTGTACAGGAAGGCGGCGGTGTTTGGGGAAGCGCTTTGGTGGGTTATCTGTACGGACTTGAAATTTTCGGAATCCGTTTTTTGAAAGTTGCGGGAACCAGCGCTGGAGCAATTAATACAATGCTGATTGCTGCCTGCAAAACCAAAGAAGAAGCCAAAAGCGAAGTCATTAAAGAAATACTTTTCAACTGGAATTTTGCTGATTTTATGGATGGAAAAAGCTATATCAAAAGCATCATTCATGCAATGCTCAACAATAAGAATTTCTTTAAAATTAATTTGATCATCGCCGTCGTTCTTACCGTTGGATTAATCAGTTTACCCTTTATTTTATCTTCAGAAACAACGCTTCAAGCCAAACTGTATTTTCTAATTCCTCTGATTCCTTTGATTATAATCCTTTTAATTTTCAAAAAGCTATATTATAATTTCACGAAAAGCAACAGCGGACTGAATCCTGGAAATGCTTTTGAAGACACCATGAAAAATGTGCTCGACCAATTTGAAATTAAAACGGTCGCCGAGCTCAACAAAAAGTTTATTCAAAAAGAGCACGAACTCAACCTCAATTACCGTTACGGCAACGGAATGGAGTTTTACACCAATGCGCTCAACGGAATTGAAGAAATTAAAATGAATAATCTGGAACACATTGATGAAACACGATACAGAATTTATTTTGAAAGCATCGAAAACAATGACTACTATAAAAACAATCCGTTTTATCAGCTAAAATCTGAATATATTGTCATCACCACCGATATCAATGCTAAAATAAAGGTACAACTTCCCACGATGGCTAATCTGTATTGGTCTGAAGAAGAGCTTAAACACATTAGTCCGGCAGAATTTGTGCGTGCCTCGATGTCTGTTCCTTTCTTTTTTGAACCCATGCAAAAACTTATCAACAAAGACGACGATTCTGTAAAATATGCCTGGAAATTCTGGATGAATACCTCCAAAGAAGACATTTACCCAGTCGGAATTTTTATCGATGGTGGAAGTATTTCCAATTTTCCAATCGACCTTTTTCATATGTCGGATATTTTCTATACCAGGCTCCCTCTTTTTGGGGTGCAGTTAACCAGCGATTCAGCAATTTTAGAGGAGAAAGGAAAAACAAGCGAACAAATCCTTAAAACGCCGCTCTCCTACGCCGGAAATATCATTGAAACATTAAAAGGTTTTAATGATAAATCTTTCCTTACCAAATATTCATTTTACAATCTCTACAGCATAAAAACCGTCAACTGCGGAACCAGCAACTGGCTCAATTTCTTTATGAAAAGAGAAGAAAAAGAACAGCTCTTCAATGCCGGATTTGTTGCAGCCCTCGATTTCCTCAACCAATTTGACTGGAAAAAATACAAATACGAAAGAATGATGGTCGCCATGAAAGAGAAAAAGATTTTGAAGGAGGAGAATACGCCGACGGTGGGGTGA
- a CDS encoding IS110 family RNA-guided transposase has protein sequence MCKFIGIDISKQTFDVSFSENKNWRHQIFENKVSGFKKLLKLIDTEDWIVMEASGSYYLPLAEFLNKLGMQVCVVNPLVIKRFSQTNLYRAKTDKKDAQTIAEYAEKYELRKWNPASENANKLRQLYSRKEMLLKQVHQNARQLEAFTSSGVLDKFLKMEISNSIKYLENKVLKLEKEMDRLSLEEYSETMENLQSIPGVGKQTAMMMCLITDNFEKFDHYKQLIAFVGFSPRVYQSGTSVRGRGHICKMGKAQIRKLLYLWSWSAKRWNSKCKEMYERLKAKGKPERVIKIAIANKLIKQIFAIGKSKEKYQADFC, from the coding sequence ATGTGTAAATTTATAGGAATTGACATTAGTAAGCAAACATTTGATGTTAGTTTTTCTGAGAACAAAAACTGGCGACATCAGATTTTTGAGAACAAGGTTTCAGGATTTAAGAAATTGCTAAAACTGATAGATACGGAAGATTGGATTGTAATGGAAGCTTCAGGAAGTTATTATCTTCCTTTGGCAGAGTTTTTAAACAAGCTGGGGATGCAGGTTTGCGTTGTGAATCCTTTGGTAATAAAGCGATTCTCACAAACCAACCTGTACCGCGCAAAAACGGACAAGAAAGATGCCCAAACGATTGCAGAATATGCTGAAAAATATGAATTGAGGAAGTGGAATCCTGCGAGTGAAAATGCCAACAAACTCCGCCAACTGTATAGTCGGAAAGAAATGTTATTGAAACAGGTTCATCAGAATGCAAGGCAATTGGAAGCCTTTACATCCAGTGGTGTTTTGGATAAATTTTTGAAAATGGAGATCAGTAATTCCATCAAATATTTAGAAAATAAAGTATTGAAGCTGGAGAAGGAAATGGACAGGCTTTCGTTGGAGGAATATTCGGAAACTATGGAGAACCTGCAAAGCATTCCTGGAGTAGGAAAACAAACGGCGATGATGATGTGCTTGATAACGGATAATTTTGAGAAGTTCGACCATTACAAGCAACTGATTGCCTTCGTCGGATTCAGTCCGAGGGTTTATCAAAGCGGAACGAGTGTTCGGGGAAGGGGACATATTTGCAAAATGGGCAAGGCTCAAATCAGGAAACTGCTTTACCTGTGGAGCTGGAGTGCAAAAAGATGGAATTCTAAATGTAAAGAAATGTACGAACGGCTAAAAGCAAAAGGCAAACCGGAGCGTGTCATCAAAATTGCGATTGCAAACAAGCTGATAAAACAAATATTTGCCATTGGCAAAAGCAAGGAAAAATATCAGGCAGATTTTTGTTAA
- a CDS encoding magnesium transporter CorA family protein: protein MPIDTIYRDSGCEWIDVEAPTEEDMKYLHERYEINNLLLEDTLDPNHLPKYEADGNVKFFLLRESTELERKNLNTISDISTKIGIFLLDNTIITVHRMKTRSISETKKELSSRQEICSPEKIALKIAVVIMKSFDDESLSLFETMDNIENEIFLKNTNHTNQIRRLYKLKRKSGLNSRVLTISTDAIDKFKLLNLEDSEVVDLKDKHKDVVADFDHLNIQITNLISMFLALSDQKANQVMKVLAIYSVYFLPITFIAGLYGMNFENMPELHTKHGYFYTLGVMGVIVICTFIYARRKQW from the coding sequence ATGCCTATAGATACAATTTACAGAGATTCGGGATGCGAATGGATAGATGTAGAAGCACCTACAGAAGAAGATATGAAGTACCTTCATGAGCGATACGAAATCAACAACCTCCTTCTTGAAGATACTTTAGACCCCAATCACTTACCAAAATATGAAGCCGACGGAAACGTAAAATTTTTCCTTTTGCGTGAAAGCACCGAGCTTGAAAGAAAAAACCTCAACACCATTAGTGACATCAGTACCAAAATTGGAATTTTCCTTTTAGATAATACGATTATCACAGTTCACAGAATGAAAACCAGAAGTATTTCTGAAACCAAAAAAGAACTTTCTTCCCGTCAGGAAATTTGTTCTCCTGAAAAAATTGCTTTAAAAATTGCTGTGGTCATTATGAAAAGTTTCGATGATGAATCGCTGAGTTTATTTGAAACAATGGATAACATAGAAAACGAAATCTTCCTTAAAAATACCAATCACACCAATCAAATCCGAAGGCTGTATAAACTGAAAAGAAAATCAGGTTTAAATTCAAGAGTTTTAACGATTTCTACTGATGCAATTGATAAATTTAAACTGCTTAATTTAGAGGATTCTGAAGTCGTTGATTTAAAAGATAAACACAAAGATGTGGTTGCCGATTTTGACCACCTCAACATTCAGATCACCAACTTAATTTCGATGTTTTTGGCGTTGTCTGACCAGAAAGCCAATCAGGTCATGAAAGTTTTAGCGATTTATTCCGTCTATTTTTTACCGATTACTTTTATTGCAGGTTTGTATGGAATGAATTTCGAAAATATGCCTGAACTGCATACCAAACACGGATACTTTTATACTCTCGGCGTAATGGGGGTGATTGTAATCTGCACTTTTATTTATGCTAGAAGAAAGCAATGGTAA
- a CDS encoding 3-oxoacyl-ACP synthase III family protein, which yields MIKSTIKGIGFHVPDHVVTNDDLSKLMTTNDEWITERTGIKERRHRINRNDAQETTAYLGFKASEKALEKAGLTAKDIDYIVFATLSPDYYFPGCGVLLQDMLGCDTIGALDVRNQCSGFVYAMSVANAFIKSGTYKNILVVGAEIHSFGLDFSDEGRGVSVIFGDGAGAIVLSATENENAGDILAMNMHSEGKYADELCTQFPGSKYGWSDRMRKEPENVTNKEVYPIMNGNFVFKHAVTRFPETMQEALDKAGKTIEDLDMFIPHQANLRIAQFVQQKFGLPDEKIHNNIQKYGNTTAASIPIALSEAIELGKIKRGDLVLLSAFGSGFTWGSILFEY from the coding sequence ATGATTAAAAGTACAATAAAAGGAATTGGATTTCACGTTCCGGATCATGTTGTCACCAATGATGATTTATCGAAACTGATGACCACCAATGATGAGTGGATTACGGAGCGAACGGGAATTAAAGAAAGAAGACACAGAATAAACAGAAACGATGCTCAGGAAACGACGGCCTATCTTGGTTTTAAAGCCTCAGAAAAAGCTTTAGAAAAAGCTGGTTTAACGGCAAAGGATATTGACTATATTGTTTTTGCAACGCTTTCACCTGATTATTATTTTCCGGGATGTGGCGTTTTGCTTCAGGATATGTTGGGTTGCGATACCATAGGAGCTTTGGATGTGAGAAATCAGTGTTCAGGTTTTGTGTATGCAATGAGTGTTGCGAATGCTTTTATTAAATCTGGAACCTATAAAAATATCTTGGTGGTTGGAGCTGAAATTCATTCTTTCGGACTTGATTTTTCTGATGAAGGAAGAGGTGTTTCAGTCATTTTTGGAGATGGAGCAGGAGCAATTGTACTTTCTGCAACAGAAAATGAAAATGCAGGTGATATTTTAGCGATGAATATGCATTCTGAAGGAAAATATGCCGATGAATTGTGCACGCAGTTTCCAGGTTCTAAATACGGTTGGAGCGACAGGATGAGAAAAGAGCCCGAAAATGTGACCAATAAAGAAGTATACCCGATTATGAATGGGAATTTTGTTTTCAAACACGCGGTAACAAGATTCCCTGAAACGATGCAGGAAGCTTTAGATAAAGCAGGAAAAACCATTGAAGATTTGGATATGTTTATTCCGCATCAGGCGAATTTGAGAATTGCACAGTTTGTACAACAAAAATTTGGCTTGCCAGACGAAAAAATTCACAATAATATTCAAAAATACGGTAATACAACGGCGGCTTCTATTCCGATTGCTTTAAGTGAAGCGATAGAATTAGGAAAAATAAAAAGAGGAGATTTAGTGCTTCTTTCTGCTTTTGGAAGCGGTTTTACTTGGGGAAGTATTTTGTTTGAGTATTAA
- a CDS encoding thioredoxin family protein: MKKTAILSFLFFAVLAFAQGIKFEEGSNFKTILAKAKKENKLVFIDAYAVWCGPCKLMVKNIFPLKPVGDYYNANFVNAKIDMEKGEGIELAKKFNVKVFPTYLFINGDGEEVHRTIGYVEEKDFIQFAMDAGDPNKRLTALKQKFEKGEKDAEFLLNLANLTIYSDTDFSNKVIERYFAGKPELTRDNLGLLFQAMKSTEGAPYRIFTERKADILKMLPEQQYASMDKNVKVNTVMAKAYNATTKKLDEAYFLAETQKFMTKDEAENLLKRVKASRALKDKDFATYEKITIELNKDTSALSADQLNSLAWNFFENVTTKASLETAVKWAQESVKKEESYANTDTLANLYNKIGDKKNAKIWAQKSVDLGKAAGEDTADTEKLLKTL; the protein is encoded by the coding sequence ATGAAAAAAACAGCAATATTATCATTCCTTTTCTTTGCAGTACTTGCATTTGCACAAGGAATTAAGTTTGAAGAAGGCAGTAACTTCAAAACCATTTTAGCGAAAGCAAAAAAAGAAAACAAACTTGTTTTTATTGATGCTTATGCAGTTTGGTGTGGCCCATGTAAGTTGATGGTGAAAAATATTTTCCCGCTAAAACCTGTTGGTGATTATTACAACGCAAATTTTGTAAATGCTAAAATCGACATGGAAAAAGGTGAAGGTATTGAGTTGGCAAAAAAATTCAATGTAAAAGTTTTCCCTACTTATCTTTTCATCAACGGTGACGGTGAGGAAGTGCACAGAACCATTGGATACGTTGAAGAGAAAGATTTCATTCAGTTTGCTATGGATGCAGGTGATCCTAATAAAAGATTAACTGCTTTAAAGCAAAAATTTGAAAAAGGAGAAAAAGACGCTGAGTTTCTTTTAAACCTTGCTAATCTTACAATTTATAGCGATACAGATTTCTCAAACAAAGTAATTGAGCGTTATTTTGCAGGAAAGCCTGAGTTGACAAGAGATAATCTAGGTCTTCTTTTTCAGGCAATGAAAAGTACTGAAGGTGCACCTTACAGAATTTTCACTGAAAGAAAAGCTGACATTTTGAAAATGCTTCCTGAGCAGCAATATGCTTCAATGGATAAAAATGTGAAAGTAAACACGGTAATGGCGAAAGCTTATAATGCTACCACTAAAAAATTGGATGAAGCTTATTTCCTTGCAGAAACTCAGAAATTCATGACTAAAGATGAAGCAGAAAACCTTTTGAAAAGAGTAAAAGCAAGCAGAGCATTGAAAGATAAAGATTTTGCAACTTATGAAAAAATAACTATTGAACTGAATAAAGATACTTCAGCTCTTAGTGCAGATCAACTTAATTCATTAGCTTGGAATTTCTTTGAAAATGTGACAACGAAAGCTTCTTTGGAGACTGCTGTAAAATGGGCTCAAGAATCGGTAAAAAAAGAAGAAAGCTATGCAAATACTGATACTTTAGCTAACCTTTACAACAAGATTGGAGATAAGAAAAATGCTAAAATCTGGGCGCAAAAATCAGTTGACCTAGGAAAAGCAGCAGGTGAAGATACTGCAGACACAGAAAAATTATTGAAGACTTTGTAA
- the tssD gene encoding type VI secretion system tube protein TssD: protein MAANSRGILKFNGSEGQKLLKLNYSVSRSTDVSGRVASDPSNALIKLTIEATEKSDILESLLNGKYKPTSGEITFNKSHEEGTLITLNWENGYVIQHEVDFDAVDQNSMLISFVVSAEKINYGNSAYEGIWPTS, encoded by the coding sequence ATGGCAGCAAATTCAAGAGGAATCTTAAAATTCAACGGCAGCGAAGGTCAAAAATTATTAAAACTGAACTACAGCGTTTCAAGATCTACGGATGTTTCGGGTAGAGTAGCATCAGACCCATCCAATGCATTAATTAAATTAACGATTGAGGCAACAGAAAAATCTGACATCCTTGAATCATTATTAAATGGAAAATACAAGCCTACGTCAGGCGAAATTACATTCAACAAATCTCACGAAGAAGGAACTTTAATTACTTTAAATTGGGAAAACGGTTACGTGATTCAACACGAAGTAGATTTTGATGCGGTCGACCAAAACTCAATGTTAATAAGCTTTGTCGTAAGTGCAGAAAAAATTAATTATGGTAATTCTGCGTACGAAGGAATTTGGCCAACATCATAA